One genomic window of Eptesicus fuscus isolate TK198812 chromosome 6, DD_ASM_mEF_20220401, whole genome shotgun sequence includes the following:
- the LOC114231882 gene encoding protocadherin gamma-A1-like, with the protein MAIWVKLPGYSGLVLLFLFLGPLLKARAGKIRYSVPEETDEGFFVGNIAKDLGLQPQELAERGVRIVSRGRTQLFALNTGSGSLVTAGRIDREELCAQSLQCLVSFNILVEDKMKLFPVEVEIIDINDNTPQFQLEEVEFKMNELTAPGTRIPLPFGQDLDVGINSLQSYQLSSNPHFSLDVQQGADGSQPPEMVLQSPLDREEEAVHHLLLTASDGGSPVLSGTLRIRVQVVDANDNPPAFTQAQYHVSVPENVPPGTRLLTVKATDPDEGANGEVTYSFHNTDQRVTQIFQLDSYTGEISNKEPLDFEEYKMYPMEIQAQDSGALMSRTKVLIKVLDVNDNAPEVTITSVTTAVPENFPPATIIALISVHDQDSGDNGHTTCSIPGNLPFELERLDDSYYRLVTERTLDRELTSRYNITVTATDQGTPMLSTEMSISLQVTDINDNPPAFSQDSYSTYIAENNPRGASIFSVTAHDTDSDENAQVTYSLAEDTIQGAPLSSYVSINADTGVLYALRSFDYEQLRDLQLRVTAHDSGDPPLSSNASLSIFLLDQNDNAPKILYPTLPTDGSTGVELAPRSAEPGYLVTKVVAVDRDSGQNAWLSYRLLKASEPGLFTVGLHTGEVRTARALLDRDALKQSLVVAVQDHGQPPLSATVTLTVAVADSIPDVLADLGNLEPSADPDDSNLTLYLVVAVAAVSCVFLAFVIILLALRLRRWHTSRLLQASGGGLEGLPASHFVGVDGVQAFLQTYSHEVSLTADSRKSHLIFPQPNYADTLISQESCEKKDFLSAPQSLLEDKKEILSQVNFL; encoded by the coding sequence ATGGCGATTTGGGTGAAGCTGCCCGGCTATAGCGGGCTGGTCCTGCTGTTCCTTTTCCTGGGGCCGTTGTTGAAAGCCCGGGCTGGAAAGATCCGCTACTCGGTGCCAGAAGAGACAGACGAAGGTTTCTTCGTGGGCAATATCGCCAAAGACCTAGGGCTACAACCCCAGGAGCTGGCGGAGCGAGGAGTCCGCATCGTCTCCAGAGGTAGGACGCAGCTTTTTGCTCTGAATACCGGAAGCGGCAGCTTGGTCACGGCGGGCAGGATAGATCGCGAGGAGCTCTGCGCTCAGAGCCTGCAGTGTCTGGTGAGTTTTAACATCTTGGTAGAGGATAAAATGAAGCTTTTCCCTGTTGAAGTGGAAATAATTGATATTAATGATAACACTCCCCAATTCCAGTTAGAGGAAGTggaatttaaaatgaatgaactaacCGCTCCAGGTACAAGGATTCCTCTGCCTTTTGGGCAAGACCTTGATGTAGGTATTAATTCACTCCAGAGCTACCAGCTCAGCTCCAATCCTCATTTCTCCCTGGATGTGCAGCAAGGAGCTGACGGGTCCCAACCCCCAGAGATGGTGCTGCAGAGTCCCCTGGACAGGGAAGAAGAAGCtgtccaccacctcctcctcacGGCCTCTGATGGGGGCAGCCCAGTCCTCTCCGGAACTCTCCGGATTCGTGTTCAGGTAGTGGATGCAAATGACAACCCTCCAGCATTTACTCAAGCACAGTACCACGTGAGTGTCCCGGAAAACGTGCCCCCGGGCACTCGGCTGCTCACAGTAAAAGCCACCGACCCAGATGAAGGAGCCAATGGGGAAGTGACATACTCCTTTCATAATACAGACCAAAGAGTAACCCAGATATTTCAATTGGATTCTTATACAGGAGAAATATCAAATAAAGAACCCTTGGATTTTGAAGAATACAAAATGTATCCAATGGAAATTCAAGCTCAGGATAGTGGAGCTCTTATGTCTCGAACTAAGGTGCTGATCAAAGTTCTGGACGTAAATGATAATGCCCCAGAAGTGACCATCACCTCTGTCACCACTGCAGTCCCAGAAAACTTTCCTCCTGCAACCATAATTGCTCTTATCAGTGTGCATGACCAGGACTCTGGAGACAATGGTCATACTACATGTTCCATTCCTGGAAATCTACCCTTTGAATTAGAAAGGCTAGATGATAGTTATTACCGTTTAGTGACAGAAAGAACACTGGACAGAGAACTTACCTCCAGGTACAACATCACAGTAACAGCAACGGATCAGGGAACTCCAATGCTATCTACTGAAATGAGCATTTCATTGCAAGTGACAGATATCAACGACAACCCCCCAGCCTTCAGCCAGGACTCTTACTCCACGTACATAGCAGAAAACAACCCCAGAGGAGCCTCCATCTTCTCCGTGACAGCCCATGACACTGACAGCGATGAGAATGCACAAGTTACCTACTCCCTGGCAGAGGACACCATCCAGGGGGCACCTCTGTCCTCCTATGTTTCCATTAACGCAGACACTGGCGTCCTGTACGCGCTGCGATCTTTTGACTATGAGCAGCTTCGGGACCTGCAACTGAGAGTGACTGCGCATGACAGCGGGGACCCTCCGCTTAGCAGCAACGCCTCCCTGAGCATATTTCTGCTGGACCAGAACGACAACGCGCCCAAAATCCTGTATCCCACTCTCCCCACCGATGGTTCCACTGGCGTGGAGCTGGCCCCCCGCTCTGCAGAACCTGGCTACTTGGTGACCAAGGTGGTGGCAGTGGACAGAGACTCAGGCCAGAACGCCTGGCTGTCCTACCGCCTGCTCAAGGCCAGCGAGCCAGGGCTGTTCACGGTGGGGCTGCACACGGGAGAGGTGCGCACTGCGCGGGCCCTGCTGGACAGAGATGCGCTCAAGCAGAGCCTGGTGGTGGCTGTTCAGGACCATGGCCAgccccctctctctgccactgTCACACTCACTGTGGCTGTGGCTGACAGCATCCCAGATGTCCTGGCCGACCTGGGCAATCTGGAGCCCTCCGCTGACCCTGATGACTCCAACCTCACTCTGTacctggtggtggcagtggctgctGTCTCCTGCGTCTTTCTAGCCTTTGTCATCATCCTGCTGGCGCTCAGGTTGAGGCGCTGGCACACGTCACGTCTGCTCCAGGCTTCAGGAGGCGGGTTGGAGGGCCTGCCTGCCTCGCATTTTGTGGGCGTGGACGGGGTGCAAGCTTTCCTGCAGACCTATTCCCACGAGGTCTCGCTCACGGCGGACTCGCGGAAGAGTCACCTGATCTTCCCGCAGCCCAACTATGCAGACACGCTCATCAGCCAGGAGAGCTGCGAGAAAAAGGATTTTCTATCAGCACCTCAGTCTTTACTtgaagacaaaaaggaaatactTTCGCAGGTAAACTTTTTGTAG